One window of the Halobacillus litoralis genome contains the following:
- a CDS encoding cobyric acid synthase, which translates to MKGIMVQGTASNVGKSLVVTAICRWLTNQGYRVAPFKSQNMSNNSYVTEAGTEIGRAQGVQAEACKTIALPEMNPILLKPKNDQTSEVICLGKSVESCSGKEYRTYFYEAGKKVIEESLAQLEKHFDFIVIEGAGSPVEVNLNDRELVNMAVADIADMPVILVADIDRGGVFASIVGTLQLLPEADRRRVKGIIINKFRGDPELFNDGVDWLERYTGIPVLGVLPYTDHEIEAEDSLSIRENKVSSAANPLDIAVVVFPYLSNFTDVDPFYQEEDVSIRYVSRKEELGRPDAVILPGTRSTVDDLEEIRNRGIEEKLLAYIREGGTVAGICGGYQVLTEQFIEGDKVMSGMGIFPITTIFQEAKKTRRIKGTVHSRSGFPSSKVEGYEIHHGDMKSEKGDLIPLFYLENEEEGAVLDGGRIIGTHLHHVFHNEQFRKEWLNRIRIKKDLPIPAAALPKKDPYDQLAEMFESEVDTDTIFSLVNNEEFPK; encoded by the coding sequence CTGGCTGACGAATCAAGGATATCGTGTCGCTCCATTCAAGTCCCAGAACATGTCCAACAACTCGTACGTAACAGAAGCTGGAACAGAAATCGGACGGGCGCAGGGGGTACAGGCGGAAGCTTGTAAAACGATCGCCTTGCCCGAAATGAATCCCATTCTGTTAAAACCGAAAAATGATCAGACATCAGAAGTCATTTGCCTTGGAAAATCAGTAGAATCGTGTTCAGGAAAAGAATACCGGACGTATTTCTATGAGGCAGGAAAAAAGGTCATCGAAGAAAGTCTTGCCCAATTAGAAAAACACTTTGACTTTATCGTCATCGAAGGAGCAGGGAGTCCGGTTGAAGTTAACTTGAATGATCGGGAGCTTGTGAACATGGCTGTGGCAGATATCGCTGATATGCCTGTCATTCTTGTTGCAGATATCGATCGAGGTGGCGTATTTGCATCAATTGTCGGGACTCTTCAGCTCTTACCGGAAGCTGATCGAAGGAGAGTAAAAGGGATTATAATTAATAAATTCCGCGGGGATCCCGAGTTGTTTAACGATGGTGTTGACTGGCTAGAGCGGTACACAGGGATCCCCGTACTCGGTGTTCTTCCCTATACCGATCATGAAATTGAGGCGGAGGATTCGTTGTCCATCAGGGAAAACAAAGTTTCTTCAGCAGCCAACCCCTTAGACATTGCTGTTGTTGTATTTCCGTATCTATCAAACTTTACAGATGTCGACCCGTTTTATCAGGAGGAAGATGTAAGCATCCGTTATGTTTCTCGAAAAGAAGAATTAGGTAGACCAGATGCTGTGATCCTGCCAGGCACGAGGAGTACGGTAGATGATTTAGAGGAAATAAGGAATCGCGGAATTGAAGAGAAGCTTCTCGCCTATATTCGCGAAGGCGGAACGGTTGCGGGGATTTGTGGAGGATATCAAGTGCTCACCGAACAATTTATAGAAGGAGATAAGGTGATGAGTGGTATGGGGATATTTCCTATCACCACTATTTTTCAAGAGGCGAAGAAGACTCGGCGAATCAAAGGTACTGTTCATTCAAGGAGCGGCTTCCCGTCTAGTAAAGTAGAAGGGTATGAAATTCATCATGGTGACATGAAGAGTGAGAAGGGAGACCTTATCCCTTTGTTTTATCTTGAAAATGAAGAGGAAGGAGCTGTTCTTGACGGTGGGAGGATCATTGGAACTCACCTCCATCATGTCTTTCACAATGAACAATTTCGAAAAGAATGGCTGAACCGAATAAGAATCAAAAAAGACCTTCCCATACCCGCTGCTGCATTGCCAAAAAAGGATCCATATGATCAGCTGGCTGAAATGTTTGAGAGCGAAGTAGACACAGATACTATCTTTTCCCTCGTTAATAATGAGGAATTTCCAAAATGA
- a CDS encoding adenosylcobinamide-GDP ribazoletransferase has protein sequence MKLYIQGLILAIQFFSVFPVKREIPMEKKQLRGAIISLPWVGIMIGVFPLMSAWIFLDYTLMSTFGAAGLTMAFSIIGSGGIHLDGWMDTSDAYFSYQPKEKRLAIMEDPRTGAFGVISVIGLLFLRFIFIHETLIVSFFTFAFGVLAVPFLSRLVLVFHFAWTPLAKEKGLSHWFASAYSVGVLWANLGNFIVLGAVAVLIDTDLLYMLAFLFLAAAGLYTMSRSIALQSFGGMTGDVLGATVEGGETFLWIVLWISTLFVMG, from the coding sequence ATGAAACTATATATACAGGGATTGATTCTAGCTATTCAATTCTTCTCGGTATTCCCAGTCAAACGGGAAATTCCTATGGAAAAAAAGCAGCTGAGAGGAGCGATCATCAGCTTGCCGTGGGTGGGTATAATGATAGGTGTTTTCCCTCTTATGTCAGCCTGGATTTTCCTTGATTATACGCTAATGTCTACGTTTGGTGCAGCGGGGCTCACTATGGCATTCTCCATTATCGGAAGCGGAGGAATTCATTTAGATGGATGGATGGATACGAGCGATGCGTATTTTTCCTATCAACCAAAAGAAAAGCGGCTTGCTATTATGGAAGATCCTCGGACAGGCGCGTTTGGGGTTATTTCTGTCATAGGCCTTCTGTTCCTCCGATTTATCTTTATTCATGAGACACTGATTGTTTCCTTTTTCACGTTTGCGTTCGGAGTGCTTGCCGTCCCGTTTCTATCCCGGCTGGTGCTTGTATTTCATTTTGCCTGGACACCCTTAGCAAAAGAAAAAGGGCTGAGTCATTGGTTTGCCTCAGCTTATTCAGTAGGTGTGCTCTGGGCAAATTTAGGTAACTTCATTGTTTTGGGAGCTGTAGCAGTCCTGATTGACACGGACCTTCTGTATATGCTTGCCTTCTTATTTCTGGCTGCAGCAGGCCTTTATACAATGAGTCGTTCAATAGCCCTCCAGTCATTTGGCGGAATGACTGGAGATGTACTTGGAGCAACAGTAGAAGGAGGCGAAACCTTTTTATGGATCGTGTTGTGGATTTCTACCTTATTCGTCATGGGCTGA
- a CDS encoding histidine phosphatase family protein gives MDRVVDFYLIRHGLTEGNIRKQYIGWSDLPLHPDGVEALHITRSLIPNVDMVWTSDLVRCVDTAAQLFPEKKARRTQLLREIHFGDWEKHTYEDLKNNALYRKWVSEPASTAPPRGERYQVFQSRVEHWLFRFFSELEEHQDRKNIAVITHGGVIRELMRWLYGDSKPIWKWNAHPGGGYHLQMKQGRDQTWTLLQAELITVKVNG, from the coding sequence ATGGATCGTGTTGTGGATTTCTACCTTATTCGTCATGGGCTGACAGAAGGAAATATAAGAAAACAGTATATCGGATGGAGTGATCTTCCTCTTCACCCGGATGGGGTGGAAGCTTTACACATCACTCGTTCCCTCATCCCTAACGTTGATATGGTGTGGACAAGCGATTTAGTCAGATGTGTCGACACGGCAGCCCAACTTTTTCCTGAGAAGAAAGCAAGGAGAACGCAATTGCTGCGTGAAATCCACTTTGGGGATTGGGAAAAGCACACTTACGAAGACTTAAAGAACAATGCTTTATATCGGAAGTGGGTATCAGAACCTGCTTCGACGGCACCTCCAAGAGGAGAGCGTTATCAAGTGTTCCAGTCAAGGGTAGAACATTGGCTCTTTCGTTTTTTCTCCGAACTGGAGGAGCATCAAGATCGGAAAAACATAGCTGTCATCACCCATGGAGGGGTAATACGAGAGCTTATGCGTTGGCTCTATGGGGACTCAAAACCTATCTGGAAATGGAACGCTCATCCTGGAGGGGGCTACCATCTTCAGATGAAACAAGGGAGGGATCAAACATGGACTTTGTTACAGGCGGAGCTTATAACGGTAAAAGTGAATGGGTAA